One window from the genome of Lentibacillus daqui encodes:
- the trmB gene encoding tRNA (guanosine(46)-N7)-methyltransferase TrmB, whose amino-acid sequence MRQRHKPWADEFIAANSNLIIPDPKNYKGEWQSVFGNNNPIHLEIGTGKGQFLTGMANQYKDVNFIGIELSKSVIVTAAEKIIDAGMSNILLVNMNAADLLDVFADHEITNIYLNFSDPWPKNRHEKRRLTFSAFLKKYQQLLKHDGEIIMKTDNRGLFEYSLVSFSTFGMQLQEVNLDLHQLQDPTNIMTEYEEKFSAKGQAIYRCRARFV is encoded by the coding sequence ATGCGTCAACGTCATAAACCATGGGCTGATGAATTTATAGCTGCCAACAGCAATTTAATTATCCCTGATCCAAAAAACTATAAAGGGGAATGGCAATCCGTCTTTGGTAATAACAATCCCATCCATTTGGAAATAGGTACCGGAAAAGGTCAGTTTTTAACTGGAATGGCAAACCAATACAAAGATGTGAATTTTATCGGGATCGAGTTAAGTAAAAGTGTTATTGTAACAGCTGCTGAAAAAATTATCGATGCAGGGATGTCAAACATATTATTAGTAAATATGAATGCAGCCGATCTATTGGATGTGTTTGCTGATCACGAAATTACGAACATTTATTTGAACTTTTCTGATCCGTGGCCGAAAAATCGACATGAAAAACGGCGCTTAACCTTTTCAGCATTCTTAAAAAAATATCAACAACTTCTCAAACACGATGGAGAAATAATTATGAAAACCGACAATCGCGGATTATTTGAGTATTCACTTGTCAGTTTCTCAACTTTTGGAATGCAACTGCAAGAGGTTAATTTGGATTTGCATCAGTTGCAAGATCCGACAAACATAATGACCGAATATGAAGAGAAGTTTTCCGCCAAGGGACAAGCTATCTATCGTTGCCGTGCGCGCTTTGTATAA
- a CDS encoding PepSY domain-containing protein, with protein MGMKKAVLATGLGVAVGYLARQQMEQIQKITPEKALKQAKEAFKRQGPISGSWIYMKPESVEKNGLTYQAYRGGITRNIDGENKPYEFHVDLETGAVIDAVPTT; from the coding sequence ATGGGAATGAAAAAAGCTGTATTGGCTACCGGTTTAGGTGTAGCCGTTGGTTATTTAGCAAGACAGCAAATGGAACAAATCCAAAAAATAACACCGGAAAAAGCATTAAAACAAGCAAAGGAAGCATTTAAGCGACAAGGACCCATTAGTGGTTCATGGATTTATATGAAACCTGAATCAGTCGAGAAAAACGGGTTAACGTATCAAGCTTATCGCGGTGGAATCACCCGTAATATTGATGGGGAAAACAAGCCATATGAATTCCATGTCGATCTGGAAACAGGCGCAGTGATAGATGCTGTCCCAACAACTTGA